CTCCTCGACGACCTTGCGCCTTTCCGCCTCGCGCACCTTCTGCACGATGACCTGCTTTGCAGCCTGCGCGGCAATGCGACCGAACTCGACCGACTCGATCGGCACCTCCACAAATCCATCCGGTTCGGCCGCAGGATCCACATCCACCGCGTCGATCATCCGCAGCTCCTTCTCCGGAAACTCGAGATCCTTCGAGTCATCGGCGAAAACCTTCCAGCGGCGAAACGTCTGGTAGTCACCGGTCTTTCGATCGATGCTGACCCGCGCATCCATGTCCTCGCCGTGGCGCTTTCTCGTGGCGGACGCAAGCGCGGCCTCCAGCGCTTCGAAGATGATCTCCTTTTCCACGCCCTTCTCATTGGAGACGACGTCCACTACGTTCAGGATTTCTTTGTTCATAAACTGCTTTCTTGCCTCACGACGCTTTGGCAGGTGTTTTCAGGTCCGGAACAAGGCGAACCGTTTCAATATCTGACCGTGAATATTCCAGCACCGCGCCCTCACTCTCCACTGAAACCACCTCACCAGACCGACCGCGCAGCGTGCCACGGATTCGTCGACGGCCATTAACCAGTCGGCGCAACCTGATCTGCACTTCTGCCCCTGCGAAGCGGTCGAAATGTGTCGGCTTTGTCAGCCGCCGATCAAGGCCAGGGGACGACACCTCCAGCGTGTACCGGCCGGCCATTGGGTCCGCTACATCGAGCAAGCTGCTCACCTGGCGACTCACCATTTCGCAATCGTGCACCGTAATTCCGTTCTCCGAATCGATGAACACTCTCAGCAGGCCGCGCCCCTTGCTGACGTGAACCTCCAGATCGGCCAGCTCGAAACCGAGCGCCTCGATGGCCGGTTCCAGCATCTGCTCAAGCGCTTGCCTCGAAATCGCCATGTCAGTCGTTGTCCGTCGCCCTGTACCCTTGATTAGCGCCCAAACAAAAAATGGGCCAAAGGCCCATCCCAATACGCTCCTGTTCGCACTTGCGGCAGCGGCGTTGGCAACGTCGCCACCGTGGGCTGCGCTCAATAAACAAATAGCCCCATAAGGGGCTATTTCCACCAGAAACTGGCCGCGGGGGTCATGAACCGGCGGCAGAACGACCCGTCACCGCATTCGTAACCGCTTGTCTGACAAGCGCTTTCTTATCAGACCCGCCCCGAACGCCGGCTATTGTAGCGAATTGCGCCCGCATCGGTAAGCCCTCGGCGCGCAATCACGAGCCGAGGAGGCGAACGCTGGACGACTTACCTGCCGGAGACGGTGATCGCGGCAGGTCGAACCTCTGAGGAAGTTGGTAGCGGGGGCAGGATTTGAACCTGCGACCTTCGGGTTATGAGCCCGACGAGCTGCCAGACTGCTCCACCCCGCACCAGCAGGCCGCGAATGTTAGCCGTTCTGCCCGACCATCGCAACGACGCGCTGGCAGGCCGTTTACTCAGGTGATGGCTGGATTCAGCCGATCGCCCTGGCGCAAAGATCCATCAGCGCCCCCGGAAACACTCCGAGCGCCAGGACAACGAGACCGTTCACGCTGAGAAGCACCCGCAGGTCGAACGCCGACTGCAGCGGTGCCTTTGACGTGCCCTCCTCGAAATACATCAGCCAGATGACGCGCAGGTAATAGAACGCTCCGATTACCGAGAAAAAGACTCCGGCCAGGGCCAGCCAGACATGGCCGCCTTCGAGGAGCGCCGACAGCACCCACCACTTCGCGTAAAAGCCGACCAGCGGTGGCACTCCGATCATGCTGATCATGACGAGCAGCATCATGGCGGCGAACCACGGACTGCGCCTGTTCAGCCCACGCAGGTCGTCGAGTTCACTTGCTTCCAGCCCGTCGTTCGTGAGGAGTATCACGATGCCGAAGGCGGCTGCCGTCATGATGATGTAGATGATGGTGTAATACAGCGCCGCCTCGACGCCACCATCGCCACCGGCCATCAGTCCGAGCAGGATAAAGCCGACGTGGGCAATGGTCGAATAGGCCAGCATCCTCTTGAAGTTCGTCTGCACGATAGCGACGAGATTACCGAGCGCCAGCGAAAGCACAGCGATTACCGCGAGCATGTTCTGCCAGTCCGCAGCCAGCCCGCCCAGCGCTTCCACAAGTACACGAAGTGCCAGCGCGAATGCGCCGATCTTGGGAGCCGTTGCCACGAACAACGTCGCGCTGGCGGGCGCTCCCTGGTAGACGTCGGGCAGCCACATGTGAAATGGAACTGCACCGAATTTGAAGGTCACACCCACCAGTATGAATGCCAGCCCGGCCAAAACGCCGAACCCACCGCCGGACGCGCCCAGTGTGGCAGCCACCTCGGTAAAACCAATGGCTCCGGTTGCGGCATACACGAGCGCTACGCCATAGAGGAAGCAGCCCGATCCGATAGCCCCCAAGACGAAGTACTTCATGGCGGCTTCCGCACCGAGTGGCGCATCGCGCTCGCTCGCCACCATCGCATAGAGCGCCAGCGCAAGCGTCTCGAGCCCGAGATACATCGTGAGGAAACTCGCGGCCGATGCCATGACCATAATGCCCAGCAATGCAAACAGGCCGAGCAGGTAGAAATCGCTCTGCGGGAGACGGCGGGCCTGCAGAAACGAACGGGCGTATACGAACACGACACCGACCACCGCGAGCGCGAAAAGCTTCAGGACCCGCGCGACCGGATCCATCAGGAAAGCCCCGCCGGGAGTCCGCGGGGACTCACCCCAGGCCGTGGTCTCGACCGCTGCCGCGGCCGCAAGCAACGTAGCCATTGCCAGCAGGTATGGCATCTCGCGGAAGCGCTTACCGCTGAACAACCCCGCCAGCAGAACGACGCAGATTCCCGTTCCGACGACGATTTCCGGGAGAGCAGCACCAACAAAGCCGGCAAGAGCGATATTCATAGTTTCGACTGCGTGATGTGGCTGGCCAGGTTATCCACCGACGCAGACATCACGTCCACCAGCGGTGCCGGAAACAGGCCGAGACCGAGCACACCCACCGCTATGGCGCCAAGCACAATGAATTCGCGCGGGTTGAGATCGCGCATTCCAGCCACTCCCTCGTTGGCAACAGGCCCGAAAACAACCCGCTTCACCAGCCAGAGGGTATAGGCGGCACCGGTGATCAGAGTCGTGGCGGCCACGAGCGCATACCAGAAATCAGCCTGGAAGCTGGCCAGCACGACGAGAAACTCGCCGACAAAACCGGAGGTCCCCGGCAAACCTGCGTTGGCAAACCCAAACAGCACCATGAAGACCGCAAATCGGGGCATCGTGTTGACCACCCCGCCGTAATCGGCAATCTGGCGGCTGTGCAACCGGTCGTACAGCACGCCCACGCAGAGGAACAACGCACCGGAAACAAAGCCGTGCGAGATCATCTGCACCATGCCTCCGGTGATGCCCATTGCGATACCGGGAAGATCTCCGGTACGCGCGAGGATTCCCCACGCGAGGAAAAAGCCCAGCGTGACGAATCCCATGTGCGCGATCGACGAGTACGCGATGAGCTTCTTCATGTCCTGCTGCACGAGAGCTACCATGCCGATGTAGACGACAGCCACCAGGGACAGGACGATCATCAGAAATGCGAGCGAACCTGCTGCGTCTGGGGTAATGGGCAGGCTGAAGCGTACGAAGCCGTAGCCGCCCATCTTCAGCAGCACCGCAGCCAGGATGACGGAACCGCCGGTGGGTGCCTCCACGTGTGCATCTGGCAGCCAGGTGTGAACAGGCCACATGGGCACCTTGACCGCGAAAGCGACAAGAAACGCGAGGAAAATGAGCAACTGCTCGGTTTGACCAAGCGGCAGGGCGTGGAAGTCCAGAATGCTGTAGCTGCCCGATTTCAGGTACAGGTAAATCAGCGCGACCAGCATGAGGACCGAACCGAGGAAGGTATACAGGAAGAACTTCACCGTCGCGTATACCCGACGCTCACCACCCCACACCCCGATGATGATGAACATCGGGACGAGCATTGCCTCCCAGAACACGTAGAAGAGCAGCGCGTCCAGCGCGGCAAAGACGCCGATCATGAGTCCTTCGAGGAACAGAAACGAAGCGAAATACTGTGCCGGGCGGATCTTTATGGTTTCCCATCCCGCGATGACGACCAGCGGCGTCAGGAATGTCGTCAGCAGGATCAATGGCATGGAGAGCCCATCGATCCCCAGAAAATACTCGACACGGAACGCCTCGATCCAGGGCAACCGCTCGACAAACTGCATCTGCCAGGTCGTACGGTCGAACTGCGTGAACAGCGGCACACTGAGCAGGAAGGTCACGACCGAGACCCCCAATGCCAGCCAGCGGTCCAGTCGCAGGCCGGTCCCGTCGGCCCGCCCGTTGCCGACAGCGAGCACGAGCAAGCCGCCCGCAATCGGCAGCCAGATCAATGCACTCAGTATCCCCACAATGCCCCTTTCAACACACAGAAAAACTCATGCCGCGACCAGAATCCAGCCGAGCAGCACCGACAATCCGATGATCATCGCGAACGCATAGTGATAGAGGTAGCCGCTCTGAACGCGCCGGATCACGGACGAGAACCATGCGACCAGTCGTGCCGAACCATTCACCGCCGCCCCATCGATGATCACCACATCCCCAACCCGCCAGAACATCTGCCCCATTCCGCGGTAGCCGCGTGCGATGATCTTCTCGTTGAGATCATCCAGGAAATATTTGTTCGTCAGCAGCGTGTACAAGGGCATCAGGCGCTGTCTAAGTCGTTCAGGCAGCCTTGGATTCCTGAGGTACAGATACCAGGCGACGGCGACACCGGCGAGCGACAGCAGGACCGGCAGCCCGAGTAACCCGTGCAGCAGGAACCCGCCGGGCCCGTGGAACTCGGCCCCCAGTTCGCCGAGCACGTCGTTGCGCTCCGCCACGTGTATCGCCGACCCGAAATACCCCTCGAACAGGACGCTGCCAACCGTGAACCAGCCAATGAGCAGAGACGGCACCGCCAGCGCGATCAGCGGTACCGTAATGACCCAGGGTGACTCGTGCAGGTGCTGCCGCGCATCCTCGTCGAGCCGCTCCTTGCCATGGAACACGAGAAAGAACATCCGGAACGAATACAGTGCCGTGATGAAGACACCCGCAACCAGGCACGCGAATGCGTAACCCGAACCATCCCGGGTCGAGAGGCCGACTGCCTCGATGAGGGCGTCCTTCGAAAAGAAGCCCGCAAAGCCTGGGAATCCGATCAGGGCCAGCGAGCCCACCAGGCTCGTCCAGTAGGTCACCGGCATGTACTTCCGCAGCCCACCCATGCGGCGGATGTCCTGCTCATGATGCAGGGCCACGATGACCGACCCTGCCGCCAGGAACAGCAACGCCTTGAAGAAGGCGTGAGTCATCAGGTGAAAGATTGCAGCGGCGTAGGCAGACGCTCCGAGAGCGACCGTCATGTAGCCGAGCTGCGACAGCGTGGAATAAGCCACCACCCGTTTGATGTCGTTCTGGACGACGCCCAGCAACCCGGTCAAAAGCGCTGTCGTTGCGCCGATGACCAATACAACCGTCAGCGCCACTTCGGAATACTCGAACAACGGCGACATCCGCGCCACCATGAACACGCCGGCGGTCACCATGGTTGCCGCGTGAATCAGCGCCGATATCGGCGTCGGGCCTTCCATCGAGTCCGGAAGCCACACATGCAGAGGCATCTGCGCGGACTTGCCCATGGCACCCACGAAAAGAAGGATGCACGCGAGTGTGATTACCGACCATGGCTTGCCGGGCAGCACCTCAATCGTCTGCGCCTGCAAGGCCTGCGCCTCGCCGAACACCTGCGCATAGTCCAGGCTGCCCGTGTAAGCCAGCAGGGTTGCGATGCCCAACAGGAACCCAAAGTCACCAATGCGGTTGACGATGAACGCCTTCATGTTGGCGACGATCGCCGTCGGCCGCGTGTACCAGAAGCCGATCAGGAGGTAGGAAACGACTCCAACCGCCTCCCAGCCGAAGAACAGCTGGAGGAAATTGTTGGACATCACGAGCATCAGCATCGCAAAGGTGAACAACGAGATATAGCTGAAGAACCGCTGATATCCCGGGTCGTCGTGCATGTAACCGATGGTGTAGACGTGGACCATCAACGATACGAAGGTCACTACCACCATCATCAGCGCGCTCAGCCGGTCGACCAGGAAGCCGATCTCCATCCGTACGCCGTCGGTCACCAGCCACGTGTACACGCTCTCATTGACCGGCATGCTTCCGGGTGCCAACTGCTCCCGGAGCACCATCACCGACATCACGAACGAGGCTGCCACCGCCAGGATGGTGACGGTATGGGCGCCCCGCCGGCCGATCAGCCGCCCACCCAGGCCGGCGACAACAGCCGCCAGCAGGGGCCCGAGCACGATGGCAGTATGCAAATCGGTCACGCGTCAACCCCGCAACACGTCGAGTTCCTGGACGTTGATGCTGCGCCGGGTCCGGAACAGCACGACCAGGATCGCCAGCCCGATGGCCGATTCCGCAGCCGCAACGGTCAGGATGAAAAACACAAAAACCTGTCCGGTCGGGTCGTCAAGAAATCGGGACAACGCAATGAAATTGAAGTTGACGGCGAGCAGCAGCAGCTCGACACACATCAGCAGCAGAATCACGTTCTTGCGGTTCAGGAAAATCCCGGCAACGCTTATGGCGAACAGCACCGCCGACAGCGTCAGGTAATGGGTCAGCGTCACCATCAGTCGCGCTCCGCTTCCACCTTGACGAGACGCACCCGGTCGGCACGACGGGTTGCCACCTGCGCGGCAATGTTCTGCTTCCGGAGCCCCGGTCGCTGCCGCAGAGTCAGCATGATCGCGGCGACTATCGCCAGCAACAGGATGAATGCGGCGAGCTCGAACTCAAAAATGTGCTTCGTGAACAACTCCATGCCGATCTCGCGCGTGTTGCTGTGCCCGGGCGGTTGCGGCACGAGCTGGCGCTCCAGCGGCAGGCCGGAGCCCTTCAGCCAGAACACGCTCACGAGCTCGAACACCACGACGCCTGCAAAAATCGCGGCCCACGGAGCGTAGCGTGCAAAGCCCTCGCGCATCGCTGCCACGTTCACGTCGAGCATCATCACGACGAAAAGGAACAGCACCATGACCGCGCCGACGTACACCAGCACGAGCACCAACGCGAGAAACTCCGCCTCGAGGAGCAGCCAGAGCACCGCGCTGGTGACAAAACTGAGCACAAGGAACAACGCCGCGTACACCGGATTGCGTGAAACGATGACCCCAAGCGCAGAGGTCACCAGAACGGTCGCCAGCAGATAGAAAAATACCAGGGTCATCGTGAGCTACCGCGGAATTTCATGGCTTAACGGTAACGGGAATCAGCCAGTCGGTCGGCGGCGATGGTCGCCTCGTAGCGATCACCGACCGCAAGGAGCTTGTCCTTTGTCATGATGTTCTCGCCACGCTTCTCCATGTGGTACTCGAAGATCCTGGTTTCGACGATGGCGTCGACCGGGCACGCCTCTTCGCAGAACCCGCAATAGATGCACTTGAACAAATCGATGTCGTAACGGGTGGTGCGCCGGGTTCCGTCCGCTGCTACGCCGGACTCGATGGTGATTGCGGCAGCCGGGCATACGGCCTGGCAGAGCTTGCAGGCAATGCAACGCTCCTCGCCGTTCGGATAGCGCCGCAACGCGTGCAAGCCACGAAAGCGTGCCGATTGCGGCGTCTTCTCCTCTGGATACTGGATCGTGACCTTCTTCACGAACAGATGCCGTAGCGTGATCCGCAGCCCAAGCAGCAGGTCCCAGAGGGAAAACGTCTTGATGATGGATGTCAGCGTGCTCACGTTGTCGCACTCCACGGCCCCACTCCGGCCACGACCATTACACCTTCGAGCATGATCCAGACGAGGGTCACGGGGATCAGCACCTTCCAGCCAAGCCGCATGATCTGGTCATAGCGGTACCGGGGGAAGGTAGCCCTCAGCCACAGGAAACAGAACAGGAAAAACGCGATCTTCAGCGCCAGCCACCCGAGCGAGGGCCAGCGCAGCATCTCGAACCAGGTGCCATCCAGGAACGCAAACCACGGGCCTGCGAAAAACGACTGCCAACCGCCGAAGAACATCACCGCGGTCAGTGCTGCGATCAGGATGATATTCGCATACTCGGCGAGGAAGAAAATCGCAAACGCAACGCCCGAATACTCGACGTGGAAGCCAGCCACGATCTCGGACTCTCCCTCCGCGACGTCGAATGGCGCCCTGTTGGTCTCAGCGACACCCGCGATGAAGTAGACGATGAACAGCGGGAACAGCGGCAACCAGAACCAGCTCAGGACGCCACCGGCCTGCGCATCGACGATTTTCCCAAGATCGAGGCTGCCTCCAGCCATGAGCACACCGACGAGCGCAAATCCCATCGCGATCTCATAGGCGACAATCTGGGCCGCCGACCGCATGGCCCCCAGGAAGGCGTACTTCGAATTCGAGGCCCAGCCCGCCAGAATCACGCCATAAACGCCGAGCGAAGTCAGCGCGAGCACGTACAGGAGGCCGGCATCTATTTCCGCGATGGCAAAGCCTGGGAACAACGGGATCACCGCCCAGGTGGCGAATGCCGGTACGATCGCGAGCAGCGGTGCAACCAGGAACAGGAACCGGTTGGAACTGCTCGGGATCACCACCTCCTTGACGATCAGCTTGATGGTGTCGGCGAACGGCTGAAACCACCCGCGAGGGCCCACCCGGTTCGGGCCGATACGATTCTGCATGTAGCCGATGACTTTGCGTTCGATGTACGTCAGGAAGGCTACGCACAGGATCAGGATGACCAGTAGGGGGGCAATCTGCACCACGACGAGCACAATGGCCCGCAGCGCATCCGGCAGGAACCCCAGCAGCCCATCCAGCCAAGCAATCATGAAAGCCCCTCAGGCACGGCGCCGCTCTGCCACCGGCGCCTCGGCCGATCCGATGCCGGTGGTTCGTTGCAGGGAAACTGCGCGACGAACCAGCGCATCGACCTGGTAGATGGGCACGTCGAGTGCCGCGAGCGCCAGGGCATCGTCGGCGACGGCTGCTGCTGGAGCCACGCGCGGCCGATGCGCGGCATCGGACTGGATGCCCTCGCACGCCTTTCTGACCTCGTCCCTCACGGCTTCCGAGCTGGCGAAGTTGAATCCCGGCACGCCGATACGGGTGCCGAGCATCCGGAGGATCTTCCATCCCGGCCGCGCATTGCCGACGGGCTTCGCCACTGCGTCGAAACTCTGCCAGCGGCCTTCGACATTGACGTAGCTCCCGGAGTGCTCGGCGAAACCGGCCAACGGCAGGGCGACCCGCGCAACACCCTTGATCGCGTCGGTCAGGTAGGGCGTCAGCGCCACCACCGAGCGCGCTTGACGACAGGCGTCGAGCGCGCGCTGGCCATCGGCGCAATCCGCGTCGATTTCCAGCCCGTGAAGCACCAACACGGACGGCGGCGATGCGAGCATCTGCGCCGCCGTTGCGCCAGCCGTTTCTCGCCTGGCCCCCGCCACCGCCCGGTGCGGCAGTGCGCCAGCGAGAGCGAGTCCGGCGGCATTCGCGCCCTCCGTAATGTAACCGAGCGTCGATCCGGTCGCCTGGCAAAGCTCGCCGGCCAGAAATTCGATCAGGGAGAAATCCGGGTGGCGCTGGCTCAGTTGACCGAGAAAGACGGCCGAATTCGTCGCAGTACGCAATGCCTCCACCAGCCGTTGGTGGCGCTCCGTTGGAGCGGGCGCCTGGCCGATGATCCCGCTGGACGAGTCCTGCCGCCCGCCACTGTGTCCGGTGGCTGCCCGCAGTAACGTGGCGAGTTCCAACCAGAAGTCGGCCGGCCGGCCGTTGACGTAACTTGCCACCGGGAACAGGTAGCGATACTCGGCCGGATTCACGAAATGAACCTGCGCCCCGCGGAGCGTCGCCATGCGGACCCGATGCGCGAACAAAGGCACCTCGCCGCGCAGGTTGGAACCGACGACCAGCAATTGCTGCAGATCCGGGATCCCGGCGATCGGCATGCCGAGGGAAGGAAACGGCGGATCGCTCTCCTGGGAACGGAAATCGCGACGCCGCAGTCGATAGTCGATGTTGGCCGACCCGAGGTGATCGAGCAGTCGCGCGAACAGGTACCCCTCCTCGGTGGTCGTGCCCGGGGAGAGCAGCGCACCAATATCGCCAGTCTCGCGGCCGCCGGTCAGCTCCGCCGCAACCGCTTCGAGCGCTTCATCCCAACTGGTCTCGCGCCAGCCATCGTCCGCCCTGATCATGGGCTCCAGCAGGCGATCGCGTGCGTAGATGCCTTCGTAGCTGAAGCGGTCACGATCGGAGATCCAGGTCTCGTTCAGACTCTCGCAGGGCCTGGGCACCACCCGCTTCACGCGGCCATCCATCACGTGCGCATAGAGGTGCGAACCGAAGCAGTCGTGCGGTGCAATGGTGGGCCGCTGGGTCATCTCCCAGGCGCGCGCCGAAAACCGGAACGGCTTGCTGTTGAGCGCACCGACCGGGCACAGGTCGATGATGTTCCCCGATAATTCGTGGGTTACGCCACGCTCTATGTAGGGTGCAATCTCGACGCGGTCGCCGCGGCCAATCGTGCCGAGCTCCTGGAACCCGGCAATCTCCTGCGTAAAGCGCACACATCGCGTGCAATGGATGCAGCGGGTCATGTCGGTAGACACCAGCGGCCCGATGTCCTTGTCACGCACCACCCGCTTGCGTTCTGTATAGCGCGACACGTCGCGCCCGAAGCCCATGGCGAGATCCTGCAGTTCGCACTCACCACCCTGGTCGCAGATCGGGCAATCCAGCGGGTGATTGATGAGCAGAAACTCCATGGTGGCCTTCTGCGCACCCAGGGCTTTTTCCGATCGCGTGTGCACTTTCATGCCCGGGGTGACCGGCGTGGCGCAGGCGGGCATCGGTTTCGGTGCGTTCTCCACTTCCACCAGGCACATGCGGCAATTCGCGGCGATGGACAGCTTGGCGTGGTAACAGAACCGCGGAATGTAGATCCCCGCAGCGTCGGTAACCTCGATCAGCATCTGTCCGGGCCGGGCCTCGAACTCCCGGCCGTTCACCTGGATGGTGCAACTGTCCTGAGTCATACGGCCCCGCGCTCGTTATTCATCAGGCGGCCTCCACATCGGCGGGCGCATCGACGATCGAACGACCTTCGTTCGCAACCATGTACTCAAACTCATGACGGAAATGCCGTATGAAACTCTGCACCGGCCATGCGGCTGCATCTCCAAACGCGCAGATGGTATGGCCTTCGATACGGCCCGCGACGTCCAGCAGCAGCGTGATGTCCTCAGCACGACCTTTGCCTTCGACGATCCGGGCCAGCATCCGGTGCAGCCAGCCGGTGCCCTCGCGGCACGGGGTACACTGGCCGCAACTCTCTGCATGATAGAAACGGCTGATGCGCCGTAGCAGTGACACCATGCAGGTGGTCTCATCCATGACGATCACCGCTCCGGTGCCGAGTGCCGAACCGGCTGCTTTTACGGAGTTGTAGTCCATCGTCATGCCGGCCACGGCTGCTGCCGGCAATACCGGCACGGACACACCTCCGGGTATCACCGCCTTCAGGCGCCGGCCGTCCCGGACGCCACCCGCAATGTCGAGCAACTCA
This genomic interval from Gammaproteobacteria bacterium contains the following:
- the rimP gene encoding ribosome maturation factor RimP yields the protein MAISRQALEQMLEPAIEALGFELADLEVHVSKGRGLLRVFIDSENGITVHDCEMVSRQVSSLLDVADPMAGRYTLEVSSPGLDRRLTKPTHFDRFAGAEVQIRLRRLVNGRRRIRGTLRGRSGEVVSVESEGAVLEYSRSDIETVRLVPDLKTPAKAS
- the nuoN gene encoding NADH-quinone oxidoreductase subunit NuoN, producing the protein MNIALAGFVGAALPEIVVGTGICVVLLAGLFSGKRFREMPYLLAMATLLAAAAAVETTAWGESPRTPGGAFLMDPVARVLKLFALAVVGVVFVYARSFLQARRLPQSDFYLLGLFALLGIMVMASAASFLTMYLGLETLALALYAMVASERDAPLGAEAAMKYFVLGAIGSGCFLYGVALVYAATGAIGFTEVAATLGASGGGFGVLAGLAFILVGVTFKFGAVPFHMWLPDVYQGAPASATLFVATAPKIGAFALALRVLVEALGGLAADWQNMLAVIAVLSLALGNLVAIVQTNFKRMLAYSTIAHVGFILLGLMAGGDGGVEAALYYTIIYIIMTAAAFGIVILLTNDGLEASELDDLRGLNRRSPWFAAMMLLVMISMIGVPPLVGFYAKWWVLSALLEGGHVWLALAGVFFSVIGAFYYLRVIWLMYFEEGTSKAPLQSAFDLRVLLSVNGLVVLALGVFPGALMDLCARAIG
- a CDS encoding NADH-quinone oxidoreductase subunit M, with product MGILSALIWLPIAGGLLVLAVGNGRADGTGLRLDRWLALGVSVVTFLLSVPLFTQFDRTTWQMQFVERLPWIEAFRVEYFLGIDGLSMPLILLTTFLTPLVVIAGWETIKIRPAQYFASFLFLEGLMIGVFAALDALLFYVFWEAMLVPMFIIIGVWGGERRVYATVKFFLYTFLGSVLMLVALIYLYLKSGSYSILDFHALPLGQTEQLLIFLAFLVAFAVKVPMWPVHTWLPDAHVEAPTGGSVILAAVLLKMGGYGFVRFSLPITPDAAGSLAFLMIVLSLVAVVYIGMVALVQQDMKKLIAYSSIAHMGFVTLGFFLAWGILARTGDLPGIAMGITGGMVQMISHGFVSGALFLCVGVLYDRLHSRQIADYGGVVNTMPRFAVFMVLFGFANAGLPGTSGFVGEFLVVLASFQADFWYALVAATTLITGAAYTLWLVKRVVFGPVANEGVAGMRDLNPREFIVLGAIAVGVLGLGLFPAPLVDVMSASVDNLASHITQSKL
- the nuoL gene encoding NADH-quinone oxidoreductase subunit L; translated protein: MTDLHTAIVLGPLLAAVVAGLGGRLIGRRGAHTVTILAVAASFVMSVMVLREQLAPGSMPVNESVYTWLVTDGVRMEIGFLVDRLSALMMVVVTFVSLMVHVYTIGYMHDDPGYQRFFSYISLFTFAMLMLVMSNNFLQLFFGWEAVGVVSYLLIGFWYTRPTAIVANMKAFIVNRIGDFGFLLGIATLLAYTGSLDYAQVFGEAQALQAQTIEVLPGKPWSVITLACILLFVGAMGKSAQMPLHVWLPDSMEGPTPISALIHAATMVTAGVFMVARMSPLFEYSEVALTVVLVIGATTALLTGLLGVVQNDIKRVVAYSTLSQLGYMTVALGASAYAAAIFHLMTHAFFKALLFLAAGSVIVALHHEQDIRRMGGLRKYMPVTYWTSLVGSLALIGFPGFAGFFSKDALIEAVGLSTRDGSGYAFACLVAGVFITALYSFRMFFLVFHGKERLDEDARQHLHESPWVITVPLIALAVPSLLIGWFTVGSVLFEGYFGSAIHVAERNDVLGELGAEFHGPGGFLLHGLLGLPVLLSLAGVAVAWYLYLRNPRLPERLRQRLMPLYTLLTNKYFLDDLNEKIIARGYRGMGQMFWRVGDVVIIDGAAVNGSARLVAWFSSVIRRVQSGYLYHYAFAMIIGLSVLLGWILVAA
- the nuoK gene encoding NADH-quinone oxidoreductase subunit NuoK, coding for MVTLTHYLTLSAVLFAISVAGIFLNRKNVILLLMCVELLLLAVNFNFIALSRFLDDPTGQVFVFFILTVAAAESAIGLAILVVLFRTRRSINVQELDVLRG
- a CDS encoding NADH-quinone oxidoreductase subunit J: MTLVFFYLLATVLVTSALGVIVSRNPVYAALFLVLSFVTSAVLWLLLEAEFLALVLVLVYVGAVMVLFLFVVMMLDVNVAAMREGFARYAPWAAIFAGVVVFELVSVFWLKGSGLPLERQLVPQPPGHSNTREIGMELFTKHIFEFELAAFILLLAIVAAIMLTLRQRPGLRKQNIAAQVATRRADRVRLVKVEAERD
- the nuoI gene encoding NADH-quinone oxidoreductase subunit NuoI, producing MSTLTSIIKTFSLWDLLLGLRITLRHLFVKKVTIQYPEEKTPQSARFRGLHALRRYPNGEERCIACKLCQAVCPAAAITIESGVAADGTRRTTRYDIDLFKCIYCGFCEEACPVDAIVETRIFEYHMEKRGENIMTKDKLLAVGDRYEATIAADRLADSRYR
- the nuoH gene encoding NADH-quinone oxidoreductase subunit NuoH: MIAWLDGLLGFLPDALRAIVLVVVQIAPLLVILILCVAFLTYIERKVIGYMQNRIGPNRVGPRGWFQPFADTIKLIVKEVVIPSSSNRFLFLVAPLLAIVPAFATWAVIPLFPGFAIAEIDAGLLYVLALTSLGVYGVILAGWASNSKYAFLGAMRSAAQIVAYEIAMGFALVGVLMAGGSLDLGKIVDAQAGGVLSWFWLPLFPLFIVYFIAGVAETNRAPFDVAEGESEIVAGFHVEYSGVAFAIFFLAEYANIILIAALTAVMFFGGWQSFFAGPWFAFLDGTWFEMLRWPSLGWLALKIAFFLFCFLWLRATFPRYRYDQIMRLGWKVLIPVTLVWIMLEGVMVVAGVGPWSATT
- the nuoG gene encoding NADH-quinone oxidoreductase subunit NuoG → MTQDSCTIQVNGREFEARPGQMLIEVTDAAGIYIPRFCYHAKLSIAANCRMCLVEVENAPKPMPACATPVTPGMKVHTRSEKALGAQKATMEFLLINHPLDCPICDQGGECELQDLAMGFGRDVSRYTERKRVVRDKDIGPLVSTDMTRCIHCTRCVRFTQEIAGFQELGTIGRGDRVEIAPYIERGVTHELSGNIIDLCPVGALNSKPFRFSARAWEMTQRPTIAPHDCFGSHLYAHVMDGRVKRVVPRPCESLNETWISDRDRFSYEGIYARDRLLEPMIRADDGWRETSWDEALEAVAAELTGGRETGDIGALLSPGTTTEEGYLFARLLDHLGSANIDYRLRRRDFRSQESDPPFPSLGMPIAGIPDLQQLLVVGSNLRGEVPLFAHRVRMATLRGAQVHFVNPAEYRYLFPVASYVNGRPADFWLELATLLRAATGHSGGRQDSSSGIIGQAPAPTERHQRLVEALRTATNSAVFLGQLSQRHPDFSLIEFLAGELCQATGSTLGYITEGANAAGLALAGALPHRAVAGARRETAGATAAQMLASPPSVLVLHGLEIDADCADGQRALDACRQARSVVALTPYLTDAIKGVARVALPLAGFAEHSGSYVNVEGRWQSFDAVAKPVGNARPGWKILRMLGTRIGVPGFNFASSEAVRDEVRKACEGIQSDAAHRPRVAPAAAVADDALALAALDVPIYQVDALVRRAVSLQRTTGIGSAEAPVAERRRA